A region of Stigmatopora nigra isolate UIUO_SnigA chromosome 6, RoL_Snig_1.1, whole genome shotgun sequence DNA encodes the following proteins:
- the atp5pd gene encoding ATP synthase peripheral stalk subunit d, mitochondrial → MASRRVALKALDWVAFAERVPPNQKSMFNALKTRSDAISAKLASLPESPIAIDWTHYKASVAKAGMVEEFEKKFKALQIPKPVDTQTGDINAQEVEADKDAKAYVEASKDRIAQYEEELNKFRNMIPFDQMTIEDLNNTFPETKLDMVKYPYWPHKPISEL, encoded by the exons ATGGCTAGCCGCCGCGTAGCCCTGAAGGCCCTCGACTGGGTGGCGTTTGCTGAGCGTGTTCCTCCAAACCAGAAGAGCATGTTCAACGCCCTGAAAACCCGCAGTGATGCCATCTCCGCTAA ACTGGCTTCCCTGCCTGAGTCTCCCATTGCTATTGACTGGACCCACTACAAGGCTTCTGTGGCCAAAGCTGGGATGGTTGAAGAGTTTGAGAAGAAG TTCAAAGCACTGCAGATCCCCAAACCTGTTGATACGCAGACAGGTGACATCAACGCGCAGGAGGTAGAAGCG GACAAAGACGCCAAAGCTTATGTGGAGGCATCAAAAGATCGTATTGCCCAGTATGAGGAAGAG TTGAATAAGTTTCGGAATATGATTCCCTTTGACCAGATGACCATTGAGGATCTGAACAACACCTTCCCTGAGACCAAGTTGGACATGGTCAAATATCCATACTGGCCCCACAAGCCAATTTCTGAATTGTAA